Proteins encoded in a region of the Panicum hallii strain FIL2 chromosome 3, PHallii_v3.1, whole genome shotgun sequence genome:
- the LOC112887316 gene encoding transcription factor bHLH51-like, with product MAAASACQPFQEGEQHLPLRHGGSVLPPVNRGTALPLRQASSVPPPDARELLPPPSSSGRSATEARALKVHSEAERRRRERINAHLAALRRMIPDARQMDKATLLARVVCQLKDLKRKAAETRQPQPIPAEANGITVDCYTAGAAAGGYGRPATYIRACVSCDDRPGLLADLAGAFRGLRLRPTRADMASLGGRARCEFMLCREEGDVGSAGRVKALEAGVRQALTCVAFPETAYGCNYRSRRQRVLESHYALGHELGVGDHRGW from the exons ATGGCTGCTGCATCTGCGTGCCAACCGTTTCAAGAAGGAGAGCAGCACCTGCCACTGCGCCATGGTGGTTCTGTTCTTCCTCCAGTGAACAGAGGCACGGCTCTGCCTCTGCGACAGGCCAGCTCGGTGCCGCCTCCGGACGCGCGGGAGCTGcttccgccgccgtcgtcgtcgggGAGGAGCGCGACGGAGGCGCGTGCCCTGAAGGTCCACAGCGAGgccgagaggcggcggcgggagagGATCAACGCCCATCTCGCTGCACTGAGGAGGATGATCCCTGATGCTAGGCAG ATGGACAAGGCCACCTTGCTGGCCCGGGTGGTTTGCCAGCTGAAGGACCTGAAGAGGAAAGCCGCCGAAACCAGACAGCCTCAGCCCATCCCTGCCGAGGCCAACGGCATCACCGTCGACTGCTAcacggccggcgccgccgccggcggctacGGGAGGCCGGCGACGTACATCAGGGCCTGCGTCAGCTGCGACGACCGGCCGGGGCTCCTCGCCGACCTCGCCGGAGCGTTCCGTGGCCTGAGGCTGAGGCCGACGAGAGCAGACATGGCCTCCCTCGGAGGCAGGGCACGGTGTGAGTTCATGCTGTGCAGGGAGGAGGGCGATGTGGGGAGCGCCGGCCGCGTGAAGGCTCTGGAGGCCGGTGTCCGGCAGGCGCTGACCTGTGTTGCGTTCCCGGAGACGGCGTACGGATGCAACTATAGGAGCAGGAGGCAGAGGGTTTTGGAATCGCATTATGCACTTGGTCATGAACTCGGCGTAGGTGATCACCGTGGCTGGTAA